The Streptococcus mitis genome has a segment encoding these proteins:
- a CDS encoding YitT family protein — protein sequence MLRKIQPIITIILGAAIYAFGLTYFVVPHHLFEGGATGVTLITYYLFKIPVSLMNLLINIPLFILAWKIFGPKTLYSSLLGTFSLSVWLAVFERIPLQFDLQGDLIIVSLVSGVLLGIGLGVIFNAGGTTGGSDIVARILNKYTNISIGKLLFGIDFFILMLILILFQDLRLVTYTLLFDFIITRVIDFIGEGGYAGKGFIIITQYPDKLAKKINDELGRGVTFLSGQGYYSKKDLKIIYCIVGRNEIVKMKDMIHQVDPQAFITITEAHEILGEGFTYIKE from the coding sequence ATGCTTCGAAAAATACAGCCTATTATCACCATCATACTGGGTGCAGCTATTTATGCTTTTGGTCTTACCTATTTTGTTGTTCCCCATCATCTCTTCGAGGGAGGAGCAACTGGTGTCACCCTAATTACATACTATCTCTTCAAGATTCCTGTCTCCTTGATGAATCTTTTAATTAATATTCCCTTATTCATTTTGGCTTGGAAAATATTTGGCCCTAAAACCCTCTATTCAAGCCTTTTAGGTACTTTTTCTCTATCTGTTTGGTTGGCAGTATTTGAACGTATTCCCTTACAGTTTGATTTACAAGGTGATTTGATAATCGTTTCCTTGGTTTCCGGTGTTCTGCTTGGAATCGGGTTAGGAGTTATTTTCAATGCTGGTGGAACAACCGGTGGATCGGATATTGTTGCTCGTATCCTAAACAAATATACGAATATATCCATCGGAAAATTGCTTTTTGGGATTGACTTCTTTATCCTAATGTTAATTTTAATACTCTTCCAAGATCTTCGTCTAGTTACCTATACACTTTTGTTCGATTTTATCATCACACGTGTCATTGATTTTATTGGAGAAGGTGGCTACGCTGGAAAAGGCTTTATAATTATTACTCAGTATCCTGATAAATTAGCTAAAAAGATTAATGATGAACTCGGACGTGGGGTAACCTTTCTTTCTGGTCAAGGATACTATAGTAAGAAAGATTTAAAAATCATCTACTGTATTGTCGGAAGAAATGAAATTGTAAAAATGAAAGATATGATTCATCAAGTTGATCCTCAAGCCTTTATAACTATTACTGAAGCTCACGAAATCCTTGGTGAAGGATTTACCTATATAAAAGAATAA
- a CDS encoding HU family DNA-binding protein — protein MANKQDLIAKVAEATDLTKKDSAAAVEAVFAAVTEYLAAGEKVQLIGFGNFEVRERAARKGRNPQTGKEIKIAASKVPAFKAGKALKDAVK, from the coding sequence ATGGCAAACAAACAAGATTTGATCGCTAAAGTAGCAGAAGCTACAGATTTAACTAAGAAAGATTCAGCAGCAGCAGTTGAAGCTGTATTTGCAGCAGTAACTGAGTATCTTGCAGCTGGAGAAAAAGTTCAATTGATCGGTTTTGGTAACTTTGAAGTTCGTGAGCGTGCTGCACGTAAAGGTCGCAACCCACAAACTGGTAAAGAAATCAAAATTGCAGCTTCTAAAGTTCCAGCATTCAAAGCTGGTAAAGCTCTTAAAGACGCTGTTAAATAA
- the sufU gene encoding Fe-S cluster assembly sulfur transfer protein SufU, protein MALSKLDSLYMAVVADHSKNPHHQGKLEDAEQISLNNPTCGDVINLSVKFDAEERLEDIAFLNSGCTISTASASMMTDAVLGKTKQEILELATIFSEMVQGQKDDRQDSLGDAAFLSGVAKFPQRIKCATLAWNALKKTIENQENK, encoded by the coding sequence ATGGCACTTTCTAAACTAGATAGCCTTTATATGGCAGTGGTAGCGGACCATTCGAAAAATCCACATCACCAAGGGAAGTTAGAAGACGCTGAACAAATCAGTCTCAACAATCCAACCTGTGGAGATGTTATCAATCTCTCTGTCAAGTTTGATGCAGAGGAGCGTTTGGAGGATATCGCTTTTCTAAACTCAGGCTGTACCATCTCAACTGCTTCTGCTAGTATGATGACGGACGCAGTTTTAGGAAAAACCAAACAAGAAATTTTAGAACTTGCGACTATTTTTTCTGAGATGGTTCAAGGGCAAAAAGATGACAGACAAGATAGTCTTGGAGATGCAGCCTTCTTGTCAGGTGTTGCCAAATTTCCTCAACGAATCAAGTGTGCAACCCTAGCCTGGAATGCCCTTAAGAAAACAATTGAAAATCAAGAAAACAAGTAA
- a CDS encoding L-lactate dehydrogenase gives MTATKQHKKVILVGDGAVGSSYAFALVTQGIAQELGIIEIPQLFEKAVGDAEDLSHALAFTSPKKIYAAKYEDCADADLVVITAGAPQKPGETRLDLVGKNLAINKSIVTQVVESGFKGIFLVAANPVDVLTYSTWKFSGFPKERVIGSGTSLDSARFRQALAEKIGVDARSVHAYIMGEHGDSEFAVWSHANVAGVKLEQWLQANRDLDEADLVELFISVRDAAYSIINKKGATYYGIAVALARITKAILDDENAVLPLSVFQEGQYGVENVFIGQPAIVGAHGIVRPVNIPLNDAETQKMQASAKELQAIIDEAWKNPEFQAASKN, from the coding sequence ATGACAGCAACTAAACAACACAAAAAAGTTATCCTCGTCGGTGACGGTGCCGTAGGTTCTTCTTACGCTTTCGCCCTCGTTACACAAGGAATTGCACAAGAACTTGGTATCATTGAAATTCCACAATTGTTTGAAAAAGCAGTTGGTGATGCCGAAGACCTTAGCCACGCCCTTGCCTTCACTTCACCTAAAAAAATCTACGCTGCTAAATACGAAGACTGTGCTGATGCTGACCTTGTTGTTATCACAGCTGGTGCTCCTCAAAAACCAGGTGAAACTCGCCTTGACCTTGTAGGTAAGAACCTTGCTATCAACAAATCAATCGTAACACAAGTTGTTGAATCAGGTTTCAAAGGTATCTTCCTTGTCGCTGCTAACCCAGTTGACGTCTTGACTTACTCAACTTGGAAATTCTCTGGATTCCCTAAAGAACGTGTTATCGGTTCAGGTACTTCACTTGACTCAGCTCGTTTCCGTCAAGCACTTGCTGAAAAAATCGGTGTTGATGCTCGTTCAGTCCATGCCTACATCATGGGTGAACACGGTGACTCTGAGTTTGCTGTTTGGTCTCACGCTAACGTTGCAGGTGTTAAATTGGAACAATGGCTACAAGCTAACCGTGACTTAGATGAAGCTGACCTTGTAGAGCTCTTCATCTCAGTTCGTGATGCTGCTTACTCAATCATCAACAAAAAAGGAGCCACATACTACGGTATCGCTGTAGCCCTCGCTCGTATCACAAAAGCAATCCTTGACGATGAAAATGCAGTACTTCCACTTTCTGTATTCCAAGAAGGTCAATACGGTGTTGAAAATGTCTTTATCGGTCAACCAGCTATCGTTGGTGCACACGGTATCGTTCGTCCAGTAAATATCCCATTGAACGACGCAGAAACTCAAAAAATGCAAGCATCTGCTAAAGAATTACAAGCTATTATTGACGAAGCTTGGAAAAACCCAGAATTCCAAGCTGCTTCTAAAAACTAA
- a CDS encoding APC family permease, producing the protein MNIFRTKDVSLGRTEMHRHLKVWDLILLGIGAMVGTGIFTITGTAAATLAGPSLVVSIVISALCVSLSALFFAEFASRVPATGGAYSYLYAILGELPAWIAGWLTIMEFMTAVSGVASGWAAYFKGLLSNYSISMPQALNGTFNPEQGTYIDLLPILVLTLVTGLVLLNSKAALRFNSLLVVLKFSALALFILVGIWYIKPENWSNFAPFGFGQIYGGSTGIMAGASLMFFGFLGFESISMAVDEIQNPQKNVPRGIVLSLTIVTILYALVTLVLTGIVHYSQLNVDDAVAFSLRSIGIGWAANYVSLVAILTLITVCISMTYALSRMIYSLARDGLLPRSFKQLSKTSRVPKNATILTGVASAIAAGVFPLASIAAFLNICTLAYLILLAYGIIKLRKDKGMPKEGEFKTPLVPLLPILSILICVSFMLQYSIETWIAFGIALVVGLVIYFTYGYRHSTLSE; encoded by the coding sequence ATGAATATTTTTAGAACTAAAGATGTTAGTTTGGGACGTACTGAAATGCACCGGCATTTAAAAGTATGGGATTTAATTTTATTAGGAATCGGTGCCATGGTAGGAACTGGGATTTTTACCATTACAGGAACCGCAGCAGCAACGCTTGCTGGTCCGTCACTGGTTGTATCCATAGTGATTTCTGCCCTTTGTGTTTCTTTATCCGCCCTCTTTTTCGCAGAGTTTGCCTCTCGTGTTCCTGCAACTGGTGGTGCTTATAGTTATTTGTATGCAATTTTGGGTGAATTACCAGCTTGGATTGCTGGTTGGTTGACCATCATGGAATTCATGACAGCAGTTTCTGGTGTGGCCTCTGGCTGGGCAGCTTATTTTAAAGGCTTGCTCAGTAACTATAGTATTTCAATGCCTCAAGCCTTGAATGGGACCTTTAACCCTGAGCAGGGTACCTATATAGACCTTTTACCTATTTTGGTATTGACACTGGTAACCGGTTTAGTTTTATTAAATTCCAAGGCAGCCTTGCGTTTTAATTCGCTTCTAGTCGTCTTGAAATTCTCTGCTCTCGCTTTGTTTATTCTAGTTGGTATCTGGTATATTAAACCAGAAAATTGGTCCAACTTTGCTCCCTTTGGTTTTGGTCAAATTTATGGTGGAAGTACTGGAATAATGGCAGGAGCATCTTTGATGTTCTTTGGTTTCCTAGGTTTTGAATCTATTTCTATGGCTGTTGATGAAATTCAAAACCCACAAAAAAATGTTCCACGAGGTATTGTTTTGTCATTGACAATCGTAACGATTCTCTATGCTTTGGTTACATTAGTATTGACAGGGATTGTTCACTACAGCCAACTCAATGTGGACGATGCTGTAGCATTTTCATTGCGAAGTATAGGAATTGGTTGGGCAGCTAATTATGTGTCATTAGTGGCCATTTTGACCCTAATAACAGTGTGTATTTCTATGACTTATGCCTTATCGCGTATGATTTACAGTTTAGCACGTGATGGTCTTTTACCTCGAAGTTTTAAGCAATTAAGCAAAACAAGTCGTGTTCCTAAAAATGCGACCATCTTAACTGGAGTTGCTTCTGCAATAGCAGCAGGAGTATTTCCGCTAGCTAGTATCGCGGCCTTTTTAAATATTTGTACGCTGGCTTATCTTATCTTACTGGCTTATGGAATTATAAAACTTAGAAAGGATAAGGGAATGCCTAAAGAAGGAGAATTCAAAACTCCCCTAGTTCCCTTGTTACCGATTTTATCTATTCTAATCTGTGTTTCCTTTATGCTTCAATATAGTATAGAAACATGGATTGCGTTTGGCATTGCTCTTGTAGTTGGACTTGTGATTTACTTTACTTATGGCTATCGTCATTCTACACTTTCTGAATAG
- the sufB gene encoding Fe-S cluster assembly protein SufB: protein MAEERVEPKPIDLGEYKFGFHDDVKPVLSTGKGLNEDVIRELSAAKGEPEWMLEFRLKSYETFKKMPMQTWGADLSEIDFDDLIYYQKPSDKPARSWDEVPEKIKETFERIGIPEAERAYLAGASAQYESEVVYHNMKEEFQKLGIIFTDTDSALKEYPDLFKQYFAKLVPPTDNKLAALNSAVWSGGTFIYVPKGVKVDIPLQTYFRINNENTGQFERTLIIVDEGASVHYVEGCTAPTYSSNSLHAAIVEIFALDGAYMRYTTIQNWSDNVYNLVTKRAKAQKDATVEWIDGNLGAKTTMKYPSVYLDGEGARGTMLSIAFANAGQHQDTGAKMIHNAPHTSSSIVSKSIAKGGGKVDYRGQVTFNKNSKKSVSHIECDTIIMDDLSASDTIPFNEIHNSQVALEHEAKVSKISEEQLYYLMSRGLSESEATEMIVMGFVEPFTKELPMEYAVELNRLISYEMEGSVG, encoded by the coding sequence ATGGCTGAAGAAAGAGTAGAACCAAAACCAATTGATCTTGGTGAATATAAATTTGGTTTCCATGATGATGTAAAGCCTGTCCTATCGACAGGAAAAGGATTGAATGAAGATGTCATTCGTGAATTATCAGCTGCAAAGGGAGAACCTGAGTGGATGTTAGAATTCCGTTTGAAGTCTTATGAAACTTTCAAAAAAATGCCCATGCAAACTTGGGGAGCAGACTTGTCAGAGATTGATTTTGATGACTTGATCTACTACCAAAAACCATCTGATAAACCAGCTCGTTCATGGGATGAAGTTCCTGAAAAAATCAAAGAAACCTTTGAACGTATTGGGATTCCGGAAGCTGAGCGTGCCTATCTAGCAGGGGCCTCTGCCCAGTATGAGTCAGAAGTGGTTTACCACAACATGAAGGAAGAGTTCCAGAAATTGGGCATTATCTTTACAGATACAGATTCTGCCCTCAAGGAATACCCAGACTTGTTTAAACAATACTTTGCTAAGTTGGTACCGCCAACAGATAACAAGTTGGCTGCCCTTAACTCAGCAGTATGGTCTGGTGGAACCTTTATCTACGTACCAAAAGGAGTCAAGGTAGATATTCCACTTCAAACTTATTTCCGTATCAACAATGAAAATACAGGTCAATTTGAACGTACCTTGATTATCGTTGATGAGGGAGCAAGTGTCCACTACGTAGAGGGCTGTACTGCGCCTACTTATTCAAGTAACAGTTTGCACGCTGCCATCGTAGAAATTTTTGCCTTGGATGGAGCTTATATGCGTTATACGACTATCCAAAACTGGTCTGATAATGTCTATAACTTGGTAACAAAGCGTGCTAAGGCTCAAAAGGATGCCACTGTTGAGTGGATTGATGGAAACTTGGGTGCCAAAACAACCATGAAATATCCATCTGTTTATCTTGATGGAGAAGGAGCGCGTGGTACAATGCTCTCTATTGCCTTTGCCAATGCAGGGCAACATCAAGACACAGGAGCTAAGATGATTCATAACGCACCACATACCAGCTCTTCTATCGTATCTAAATCCATCGCTAAAGGCGGAGGAAAGGTTGACTACCGTGGACAAGTAACCTTTAACAAGAACTCTAAGAAATCTGTTTCTCACATTGAGTGTGATACCATTATCATGGATGACTTATCAGCATCAGATACTATTCCATTTAATGAAATTCATAATTCGCAAGTAGCTTTGGAACACGAAGCCAAGGTTTCTAAGATTTCAGAAGAACAGCTCTATTACCTCATGAGCCGTGGATTGTCAGAATCTGAGGCAACTGAGATGATTGTTATGGGATTTGTAGAACCCTTTACAAAAGAGCTTCCAATGGAGTATGCTGTTGAGCTGAACCGCTTGATTAGCTACGAAATGGAAGGATCAGTTGGGTAA
- a CDS encoding cysteine desulfurase, producing MLDVEVIRKDFPILDQIVNDEPLVYLDNAATTQKPLAVLETINRYYEQDNANVHRGVHTLAERATASYEAARETIGKFINAGSTKEVLFTRGTTTSLNWVARFAEEVLTEGDQVLISVMEHHSNIIPWQEACRKTGAELVYVYLKDGALDMDDLRAKLTDKVKFVSLAHASNVLGVVNPIKEITQLAHQVGAIMVVDGAQSTPHMKIDVQDLDVDFFAFSGHKMAGPTGIGVLYGKEKYLEQMSPVEFGGEMIDFVYEQSASWKELPWKFEAGTPNMAGAIGLATAIDYLEKIGMDAIEAHEQELISYVFPKLQAIEGLTIYGSQDLAQRSGVIAFNLGDLHPHDLATALDYEGVAVRAGHHCAQPLLQYLDVPATARASFYIYNTKADCDKLVDALQKTKEFFNGTF from the coding sequence ATGTTAGATGTAGAAGTGATTCGCAAGGATTTTCCAATTTTAGACCAGATTGTTAATGATGAACCATTGGTTTATTTGGACAATGCTGCGACGACACAAAAACCACTAGCAGTTCTTGAAACAATCAACCGCTACTATGAGCAGGACAATGCCAATGTTCACCGTGGTGTCCATACCTTGGCAGAACGAGCGACAGCTTCTTATGAGGCGGCTCGTGAAACCATTGGTAAGTTTATCAATGCAGGTTCTACAAAGGAAGTTCTCTTTACCAGAGGAACGACAACCAGTCTTAACTGGGTGGCGCGCTTTGCGGAGGAAGTCTTGACTGAGGGAGACCAGGTCTTGATTTCTGTCATGGAACACCATTCCAATATCATTCCTTGGCAGGAAGCCTGCCGTAAGACTGGGGCAGAGCTTGTCTATGTCTATCTCAAGGATGGAGCTCTGGATATGGATGATTTGCGAGCTAAATTGACTGATAAAGTTAAGTTTGTCTCCCTTGCCCACGCCTCAAATGTTCTGGGTGTGGTCAATCCAATCAAAGAAATCACTCAATTAGCTCATCAAGTTGGAGCCATTATGGTGGTGGATGGTGCTCAATCTACGCCTCATATGAAGATTGATGTTCAGGACTTGGATGTGGACTTCTTTGCCTTTTCAGGCCACAAGATGGCGGGTCCAACTGGTATCGGTGTTCTTTACGGTAAAGAAAAGTATCTGGAACAAATGTCACCAGTTGAATTTGGCGGTGAGATGATTGATTTCGTCTATGAGCAATCTGCTAGTTGGAAGGAATTGCCTTGGAAATTCGAGGCTGGAACTCCTAACATGGCAGGTGCTATCGGACTAGCTACTGCAATAGATTATCTTGAAAAGATTGGTATGGATGCGATTGAAGCTCATGAACAGGAGTTAATCTCTTACGTCTTTCCAAAACTGCAGGCGATTGAGGGATTGACTATTTATGGTTCGCAGGACTTGGCTCAACGTTCAGGTGTTATTGCCTTTAACCTAGGCGATCTTCATCCGCACGACCTTGCGACTGCTTTGGATTATGAAGGAGTGGCTGTTCGTGCAGGTCACCACTGTGCGCAACCCTTGCTTCAGTATTTGGATGTCCCAGCAACAGCTCGCGCAAGTTTTTATATCTACAATACCAAGGCAGATTGCGACAAGCTAGTCGATGCCTTACAAAAGACAAAGGAGTTTTTCAATGGCACTTTCTAA
- a CDS encoding DegV family protein: MTKVKIVTDSSVTIEPEVVKELNITVVPLSVMIDSVLYSDSDLKEGEFLHLMQQSKNLPKTSQPPVGVFAEVFEELGKDGSQILAIHMSHALSGTVEAARQGASLSAADVTVIDSSFTDQAMKFQVVEAAKLAKEGKDLETIVAAVEEIKQDTELYIGVSTLENLVKGGRIGRVTGLLSSLLNIRVVMHMKDHELQPIVKGRGAKTFKKWLDELVETLSHKAVAEIGISYAGNNEWANEMKSLLQKYVEKPISVLETGSIIQTHTGENAWAILIRYVS, from the coding sequence ATGACAAAAGTAAAAATTGTAACAGATTCTTCTGTTACTATCGAACCAGAAGTTGTTAAAGAACTTAATATTACAGTTGTTCCCCTATCGGTTATGATTGATAGCGTGCTTTATTCGGACTCAGATTTGAAAGAAGGTGAGTTCCTTCATCTTATGCAACAAAGTAAGAATCTTCCTAAAACGAGTCAACCCCCAGTAGGAGTATTTGCTGAAGTTTTTGAAGAATTAGGAAAAGATGGTAGTCAAATTCTTGCAATACATATGTCTCATGCCTTGTCTGGAACGGTTGAGGCTGCTCGTCAAGGTGCAAGTTTATCTGCTGCGGATGTGACAGTTATTGATAGCTCATTTACCGATCAGGCTATGAAGTTTCAGGTTGTTGAAGCCGCAAAACTTGCTAAAGAAGGAAAAGATTTAGAAACAATTGTAGCTGCCGTTGAAGAAATCAAACAAGACACAGAACTTTACATTGGGGTTTCAACTTTAGAAAACTTAGTGAAAGGTGGACGTATCGGACGTGTGACAGGTTTGTTAAGTTCCCTTTTGAACATTCGTGTTGTGATGCATATGAAAGATCATGAATTGCAACCTATTGTTAAAGGTCGCGGTGCTAAAACGTTTAAAAAATGGTTAGACGAGTTGGTAGAAACTCTTTCTCATAAAGCGGTTGCTGAAATTGGGATTTCCTATGCAGGAAATAATGAGTGGGCTAATGAAATGAAGAGTTTATTGCAAAAATATGTTGAAAAACCGATATCAGTTTTAGAAACAGGTTCTATTATTCAAACTCATACAGGAGAAAATGCATGGGCTATTTTAATACGATATGTTTCCTAA